Proteins encoded together in one Bacteroides zoogleoformans window:
- a CDS encoding CYTH domain-containing protein → MPQEIERKFLVTGEYKSQAHAQSRIVQGYISSARGRTVRVRIRDGKGYLTIKGPSDASGTARYEWERELPLEEAEELMRLCEPGVIDKTRYLVRSGRHIFEVDEFRGDNEGLTLAEVELSSADEAFVKPAFLGREVTGDIRYYNSQLMKQPFGTWQQTNNSP, encoded by the coding sequence ATGCCGCAGGAGATAGAACGGAAATTCCTTGTGACGGGCGAGTATAAGTCGCAAGCCCACGCACAGAGCCGCATCGTGCAAGGCTACATCAGCAGTGCGCGCGGGCGGACGGTGAGGGTGCGCATTCGCGACGGCAAAGGCTATCTCACCATCAAGGGACCGTCCGATGCGTCGGGAACCGCACGCTACGAATGGGAGAGGGAACTTCCGCTTGAAGAGGCCGAAGAGTTGATGCGGCTGTGCGAACCGGGCGTCATCGACAAGACGCGCTATTTGGTGCGTAGCGGCCGCCACATCTTCGAGGTGGACGAGTTTCGAGGCGATAACGAGGGGCTGACCTTGGCCGAAGTGGAGCTTTCCTCGGCCGATGAGGCGTTCGTGAAGCCGGCTTTCCTCGGCCGGGAGGTGACGGGCGACATCCGTTATTATAACTCGCAACTGATGAAGCAGCCTTTCGGCACGTGGCAGCAAACCAATAACTCACCGTAA
- a CDS encoding MgtC/SapB family protein, translating to MEKLYEYLPRELVSFILVTLFSLLIGLSQRKISLKREGETTLFGTDRTFTFIGILGYLLYILDPVEYRLFMGGGAVLGLLLGLNYYVKQAQFHVFGVTTIVIALITYCIAPIVATQPSWFYVMVVVTVLLFTELKHTFTELAQRMKNDEMITLAKFLAISGIILPMLPNKNLIPGINLTPYTIWLATVVVSGISYLSYLLKRYVFHESGVLVSGIVGGLYSSTATISVLARKSRDASVHDAPEYVAAMLLAISMMFLRFLILIGIFSRETLLIIYPYLLLMSVVAAGTAWYLHFRYKRVDSDGRTHEEEDSSNPLEFKVALIFAVLFVVFTILTHYTLIYAGTSGLNLLSFISGFSDITPFILNLLQGTGSVAVTVITACSMQAIVSNIAVNMCYALFFAGRQNPLRPWILKGFGCVIAVNICLLLLFYVL from the coding sequence ATGGAAAAACTTTACGAGTACTTGCCAAGAGAACTGGTCTCCTTTATTCTGGTCACCCTGTTTTCTCTGCTCATCGGGCTTTCGCAGCGTAAAATCAGCTTGAAGCGCGAAGGTGAGACCACGCTCTTCGGCACCGACCGTACGTTTACCTTCATCGGCATTCTGGGCTATCTGCTTTACATCCTCGACCCTGTGGAGTATCGCCTCTTCATGGGTGGCGGAGCTGTTCTGGGCTTGCTGCTCGGATTGAACTACTACGTGAAGCAGGCACAGTTCCATGTGTTCGGCGTAACTACCATTGTCATTGCGCTTATCACCTACTGCATAGCACCTATTGTGGCCACGCAGCCGTCATGGTTCTACGTCATGGTCGTCGTGACGGTGCTGCTCTTCACCGAACTGAAGCACACCTTTACGGAGCTGGCGCAGCGCATGAAGAACGACGAGATGATAACGCTTGCCAAGTTTCTTGCCATCAGCGGCATCATCCTGCCCATGCTGCCCAATAAGAATCTCATCCCCGGTATCAACCTGACGCCTTACACCATCTGGCTGGCCACGGTGGTGGTATCGGGCATCTCCTACCTCTCGTATCTGCTCAAGCGTTACGTCTTCCACGAATCGGGCGTGCTGGTTTCGGGCATTGTGGGAGGACTGTATAGCAGCACGGCCACCATCTCCGTATTAGCTCGTAAGAGTCGCGACGCTTCCGTGCACGATGCTCCGGAATATGTGGCCGCCATGCTGTTGGCGATAAGCATGATGTTTCTGCGTTTTCTGATACTGATAGGTATCTTCAGCCGTGAGACGTTGCTGATCATTTATCCCTATTTGTTGCTGATGTCGGTTGTGGCGGCAGGCACGGCATGGTATCTGCATTTCCGGTATAAACGGGTGGATAGCGACGGTCGCACGCATGAGGAAGAAGACAGCAGCAATCCGTTGGAGTTCAAAGTGGCACTCATCTTTGCCGTGTTGTTCGTCGTGTTCACTATCCTGACCCATTATACGCTGATATATGCCGGTACGAGTGGATTGAACCTGCTTTCTTTCATTTCCGGTTTCAGTGACATTACTCCTTTCATCCTGAACCTGCTTCAAGGCACGGGTAGCGTGGCTGTGACGGTTATCACAGCTTGCAGCATGCAGGCCATTGTCAGCAACATTGCGGTGAACATGTGCTACGCATTGTTTTTTGCCGGCCGACAGAACCCTTTGCGCCCGTGGATATTGAAAGGTTTTGGCTGTGTCATAGCCGTGAACATCTGTCTGCTGTTGCTCTTTTACGTCTTATGA